The following are encoded together in the Humulus lupulus chromosome 5, drHumLupu1.1, whole genome shotgun sequence genome:
- the LOC133779025 gene encoding uncharacterized mitochondrial protein AtMg00810-like, producing the protein MSQPQGFDDKNRLFVCKLTKSLYGLRQAPRAWFDRLRATLLSWKFKNSRADSSLFFHKAPGLIIMVLIYVDDMIVTGNNKEKLQQFDAKLNSEFALKDLGPLIFFLGIEMHRDDTGLYLNQSKHIKELLSRTEMQHLKSCSTPMTAGKVLSKIDGEPLSNPTTYRSIIRGLQYLTHTRPDLSFTVNKLSQFLQAPTAAHWNAMKRVLKYLKGLMYHGLHIKYTHRLNIVGFSDADWACCPDDRTSVAGYYVYLGDTLVSWSSKKQAVVSRSSTESEYRALAHVAAEISWIQSLLKEFELPLVSTPVTWCDNMGASALVQILCIMLRLSI; encoded by the coding sequence ATGAGTCAGCCCCAAGGCTTCGACGACAAGAACAGACTTTTCGTGTGCAAACTAACCAAGTCGTTGTATGGACTAAGGCAAGCCCCAAGAGCATGGTTTGATCGACTAAGAGCAACATTACTAAGCTGGAAGTTCAAAAATTCGAGGGCAGATTCATCACTATTCTTCCATAAAGCACCTGGTCTAATTATTATGGTTCTaatttacgtggatgacatgatTGTGACTGGAAACAACAAGGAAAAATTGCAACAATTTGATGCAAAATTAAACAGCGAGTTCGCTCTAAAAGACTTAGGACCTCTAATTTTTTTTCTGGGAATTGAAATGCATAGAGATGATACAGGCCTATACCTCAATCAATCTAAGCATATCAAAGAATTGCTCTCTCGAACTGAAATGCAGCACCTGAAATCTTGCTCGACGCCTATGACAGCTGGAAAAGTGCTATCAAAAATTGATGGTGAGCCATTAAGTAATCCCACAACATATCGGAGTATAATCAGAGGCTTGCAATACTTGACACACACCAGACCAGACCTAAGTTTTACAGTAAATAAGCTCAGCCAGTTTCTTCAAGCCCCAACAGCAGCTCATTGGAATGCCATGAAAAGAGTCCTTAAATACTTAAAAGGATTAATGTATCATGGACTACACATTAAATATACACATAGGCTCAACATTGTTGGTTTTTCGGATGCTGATTGGGCTTGTTGTCCCGATGATAGGACAAGTGTAGCAGGCTACTATGTGTACTTAGGAGACACATTGGTCTCTTGGTCATCTAAGAAACAAGCAGTGGTCTCACGGTCGAGTACTGAATCGGAATATAGAGCTCTTGCTCATGTAGCAGCAGAGATATCCTGGATTCAATCATTGTTAAAGGAATTTGAACTTCCATTGGTCAGTACACCAGTAACATGGTGCGACAACATGGGAGCTAGTGCACTTGTTCAAATCCTGTGTATCATGCTCAGACTAAGCATATAG